Proteins encoded by one window of Anaerobacillus sp. CMMVII:
- a CDS encoding DUF3813 domain-containing protein, with product MGNRLFQQARSRTEQAEEMVRNATTPEQLALATEEIAKAKNDLSSAFANSTTAEKMQLTELQQQIDQLESDLPEYR from the coding sequence ATGGGAAATCGTTTATTTCAACAAGCAAGATCCCGAACAGAGCAAGCAGAAGAGATGGTCAGAAACGCTACCACACCTGAACAGTTAGCTCTAGCCACGGAAGAAATAGCAAAAGCAAAAAATGATCTTTCTTCCGCTTTTGCGAATTCAACAACGGCTGAAAAAATGCAGCTTACAGAGCTTCAACAACAAATTGATCAGTTGGAAAGTGACCTTCCTGAATACCGCTAA